The Lachnospiraceae bacterium KM106-2 nucleotide sequence AGTATTAAAAGCTTTCGAACACAATATCACTCCAATCGTTTGCTGTGGTGAAACTCTTGATCAAAGAGAACAAGGTGTTACAATCGATTTCATTCGTCAACAAATCAAAGTTGCATTCTTAAACGTAACTGCTGATCAAGCTAAAAAAGCTGTTATCGCTTACGAACCAATCTGGGCAATCGGTACTGGTAAAGTAGCAACAACAGAACAAGCTCAAGAAGTTTGTGCAGCAATCCGTGTTTGCATCGGAGAAATCTATGATGAAGCAACTGCAGCAGCAATCCGTATTCAATACGGTGGTTCTGTTTCAGCAGCTAGTGCACCAGAATTATTTGCTCAAGCAGATATCGATGGTGGTTTAGTTGGTGGAGCAAGCTTAAAAGCTGACTTCGGTAAGATCGTAAACTACAATAAATAATATTCCATTTTGGAATCACCTCATATTAGGCTCATACCCTAATGTGAGGTTTTATGGGAAACCATGAATCTTATTACGAGGATATGTGATAAGTATCTTAATGAGAACAGATAATAAAGGAGCAAAATTATGAGTAAAAAACCTACAGTTTTAATGATTTTAGATGGTTATGGATTAAATGACAATCAAAAAGCCAATGCGGTAGCAGAAGCTAAGACTCCAGTTATGGATAAATTAATGAGTGAATGCCCATTTGTTAAGGGATATGCAAGTGGAATGGCAGTTGGTTTACCAGATGGACAAATGGGTAACTCTGAAGTTGGTCATTTGAATATGGGTGCTGGACGTATCGTATACCAAGAATTAACTCGTATTACAAAAGAGATCCAAGATGGTGATTTCTTTAAGAATGAAGCTTTATTAAAAGCAGTTGAAAACTGCAAAAAGAATAATTCAGACTTACATTTATTCGGTTTATTATCAAGTGGTGGTGTTCATAGCCACAATACACATCTTTATGGATTACTTGAACTTGCAAAACGTGAAGGATTATCCAATGTTTATGTTCATGCTTTCTTAGATGGTCGTGATACTGCACCAGCTTCTGGTAAAGGATTTGTTGAAGAATTAGAAGCAAAAATGAAAGAAATTGGTGTTGGTAAAGTTGCAACAGTTATGGGACGTTACTATGTAATGGATCGTGATAACCGTTGGGATCGTGTTGAAAAAGCATACAAAGCAATGGCAGAAGGTGAAGGCGTAACAGCAAATTCTGCAATTGAAGCAGTAGATCAATCATATGCAAAAGATGAAACAGATGAATTCGTATTACCAACTGTTATTATGAATGGTGACAAACCAGTTGCTACTGTTAAAAATGATGATTCAGTTATTTTCTATAACTTTAGACCAGACCGTGCAAGAGAGATCACTCGTGCATTCTGTGCTGATGATTTTGATGGTTTCGATCGTAAAGACGGAAGAGTAAAAACTACATTTGTTACATTTACAGAATATGATGCAACAATCCCTAACAAGACAGTTGCATTTAATAAAGTAGCAATCACAAATACATTTGGTGAATATTTATCAAAATCAGGTAAGACACAATTAAGAACAGCTGAAACAGAAAAATACGCTCATGTTACTTTCTTCTTTAATGGTGGTGTAGAAGAGCCATATCCAGGAGAAGAACGTATCTTAGTTAAATCTCCAAAGGTTGCAACTTATGACTTACAACCAGAGATGAGCGCAAATGAAGTATGTACGAAATTAGTTGCTTCTATTAAATCTGATAAATATGATGTGATCATCGTTAACTTTGCTAACCCTGATATGGTTGGACATACAGGTGTTGAAAGTGCTGCGATCAAAGCAATCGAAGCAGTTGATGCATGTGTAGGAAATGTTGTAGCTGCAATCGAAGAAGTAGATGGACAAATGTTTATCTGCGCAGATCATGGTAATGCAGAACAATTAGTTGATTATAACACAGGTGATCCATTCACAGCGCATACAATCAACCCAGTTCCATTTATCTTAGTAAATTATGATAAAGATTACACATTAAGAGAAGGCGGATGCTTAGCTGATATTGCTCCAACACTTCTTGAAATGATGAATATGGAACAACCAAAAGAAATGACAGGAAAATCCTTGTTGGTTAAGAAAAACTAAAATTTGTTGATAATCTACTATTATTGTGGTAAAATCAATATGTTAAGCAGTAGGAGGTGTAATGGATGGATATACTAAATGTAGTATTAACAATTTTATATGTTGTTATCTGCGTTGCTATCGTTGTAGTTGTATTAATGCAAGAAGGCAAATCTGCCGGACTTGGCGTAATAAGCGGTGCTGCTGACACATATTGGGGCAAGAATAAAGGACGTTCCGCTGAAGGATTTTTAGTAAAAGCAACTATAGCTTTATCAACTGCATTCATTGTATTATCAGTAGTTCTTAGTTTATCTATTTGGTAATAGATTTAATGGCTGTCTTCGGACAGCCTTTTCTTTTTGTGTAAAACTCCACAAAATATGGTATACTAATGATAATAAGGTAAATTTACAGAAAGGCTAGGTGTTTCATGGACAGAATTTTATTAGAACACAAGAAGGAATTAGTCTTTTCTTTTATGAACAGTGAAGAATATAAACCACTTAAGTTTAAAGAAATGGTAACAATTCTACAAGTGCCAAGAAATGAGAAGCAAGATTTAAGAGAAGTCTTAGAAAGTCTCATGGCAGATGGAAAGATACAGATAGATGTTAAAGGTAAATTTAGTATCGCACAAGGCAATATTAAGACGGGAAGATTTATAGGTACAGCTAGAGGATTTGGATTTGTTGAGATTGAAGGAGAAGATGAAGATATCTTTGTTCCGGAAAGTAAGACAAGAGGTGCTCTACACAATGACATCGTCCAAGTAAGTGTTTTAGAAGAAAAGACCGGCAAAAGAAGAGAAGGCGAGATTATTGCAATCGTCGAACGAAAAAATGATGAAATCGTCGGAACATTTGCAAAAAGCAAGAACTTTGGCTTTGTAATTGCGGATAATCAGAAGTTTGGAAAGGATATCTTTATTCCGAAAGAACATACGAAGGGCGCTGTAACTGGACATAAAGTAGTAGTTAAGCTGACAAACTATGGTTCTAAGGACAAGAAACCAGAGGGACGTATTATTGAAGTATTAGGTCATATTAATGATCCTGGTGTGGATATTATGTCTATTATTAAGGGATATGGTCTTCCAATGGAGTTCCCGAAAGATGTTATGAGACAAGTGGAAGATATTCCAGAAGAAGTTGATCCAAAAGAATTTAGTGGAAGATTAGATTTACGTGATCTAGATACAGTTACGATTGATGGTGAAGATGCAAAAGATCTTGATGATGCCATTACGATCAGCAAAGAAGGCAATGAATATACGTTAGGTGTTCATATTGCGGATGTATCAAATTATGTGACAGAGAACTCACCACTTGATAAAGAAGCATTAGAAAGAGGAACCAGCGTTTATTTAGTAGATCGTGTAATACCAATGCTTCCTCATAAATTAAGTAATGGTATTTGTTCTTTAAATGCGGGAGTAGATCGTT carries:
- a CDS encoding triosephosphate isomerase; this translates as MRKKIIAGNWKMNKTPSETVTLLNELKPLVANNDVDVVFCVPAISLTTAIETVKGTNIKIGAENMHWEESGAYTGEIAPNMLTDIGVEYVIIGHSERREYFAETNETVNKKVLKAFEHNITPIVCCGETLDQREQGVTIDFIRQQIKVAFLNVTADQAKKAVIAYEPIWAIGTGKVATTEQAQEVCAAIRVCIGEIYDEATAAAIRIQYGGSVSAASAPELFAQADIDGGLVGGASLKADFGKIVNYNK
- a CDS encoding preprotein translocase subunit SecG, translating into MDILNVVLTILYVVICVAIVVVVLMQEGKSAGLGVISGAADTYWGKNKGRSAEGFLVKATIALSTAFIVLSVVLSLSIW
- a CDS encoding 2,3-bisphosphoglycerate-independent phosphoglycerate mutase, coding for MSKKPTVLMILDGYGLNDNQKANAVAEAKTPVMDKLMSECPFVKGYASGMAVGLPDGQMGNSEVGHLNMGAGRIVYQELTRITKEIQDGDFFKNEALLKAVENCKKNNSDLHLFGLLSSGGVHSHNTHLYGLLELAKREGLSNVYVHAFLDGRDTAPASGKGFVEELEAKMKEIGVGKVATVMGRYYVMDRDNRWDRVEKAYKAMAEGEGVTANSAIEAVDQSYAKDETDEFVLPTVIMNGDKPVATVKNDDSVIFYNFRPDRAREITRAFCADDFDGFDRKDGRVKTTFVTFTEYDATIPNKTVAFNKVAITNTFGEYLSKSGKTQLRTAETEKYAHVTFFFNGGVEEPYPGEERILVKSPKVATYDLQPEMSANEVCTKLVASIKSDKYDVIIVNFANPDMVGHTGVESAAIKAIEAVDACVGNVVAAIEEVDGQMFICADHGNAEQLVDYNTGDPFTAHTINPVPFILVNYDKDYTLREGGCLADIAPTLLEMMNMEQPKEMTGKSLLVKKN